A single window of Nocardioides kongjuensis DNA harbors:
- a CDS encoding PspC domain-containing protein, giving the protein MNAPTDTEQPGQPGQPGPGREPGDHGPRVTRDEVRDLARLRRSRDDRKVAGVAAGIARHLDIDPLLVRVAFVVLTFFGGGGLILYAVCWLFVPEEGTEDTVVRVDEGIRTAALIIGGVVAIASVIGDTVGGPGFPWPPLAIGLLLIVVLAGKNAVRPGGPPHPWLRGTPVGPPPPPAPEPGAPGPTYSAYRTPAPAYRRPVDPRKRGPLLFPFTLGLAALGLGTLATLDLAGVDITPSAYPATVLGVTGLMLLVGAFYGRAGGLILVGLLAAGTTAITSVADSVEVGQERPVLQQASDLKSSYDLGVGELRIDLTDIRDLENLDGRTLDLEVGVGHILVIVPEDGLNVEARGTIDAGEVAMFGKTTSDDFRGDNGTVAGDPTLTIDADLDLGQIEFRSAA; this is encoded by the coding sequence ATGAACGCACCCACCGACACCGAGCAGCCAGGGCAGCCCGGGCAGCCCGGCCCCGGCCGGGAACCCGGCGACCACGGCCCGCGGGTGACCCGCGACGAGGTCCGCGACCTCGCCCGGCTCCGGCGCAGCCGCGACGACCGCAAGGTCGCCGGCGTCGCCGCGGGCATCGCGCGCCACCTCGACATCGACCCGCTCCTGGTGCGGGTCGCGTTCGTCGTGCTCACGTTCTTCGGTGGTGGCGGCCTGATCCTGTACGCCGTGTGCTGGCTGTTCGTGCCCGAGGAGGGCACCGAGGACACGGTGGTCCGCGTCGACGAGGGCATCCGCACCGCGGCGCTGATCATCGGCGGCGTGGTCGCCATCGCCTCGGTGATCGGCGACACCGTCGGTGGCCCCGGCTTCCCGTGGCCGCCGCTGGCGATCGGGCTGCTCCTGATCGTCGTGCTCGCCGGCAAGAATGCCGTCAGGCCCGGCGGCCCGCCGCACCCGTGGCTGCGCGGCACCCCGGTCGGCCCTCCCCCGCCGCCGGCGCCTGAGCCGGGCGCTCCCGGCCCGACCTACTCGGCGTACCGGACCCCGGCCCCGGCCTACCGACGCCCGGTCGACCCGCGCAAGCGCGGCCCGCTGCTGTTCCCGTTCACGCTCGGCCTGGCCGCCCTCGGCCTCGGCACCCTCGCCACGCTGGACCTCGCCGGCGTCGACATCACCCCGTCGGCCTACCCCGCGACGGTGCTGGGCGTCACCGGCCTGATGCTGCTGGTCGGCGCGTTCTACGGCCGGGCCGGCGGCCTGATCCTGGTCGGCCTGCTCGCGGCGGGCACCACCGCGATCACCTCGGTGGCCGACAGCGTCGAGGTCGGGCAGGAGCGCCCGGTCCTGCAGCAGGCCTCGGACCTGAAGAGCTCCTACGACCTCGGCGTGGGCGAGCTCCGGATCGACCTGACCGACATCCGCGACCTCGAGAACCTCGATGGCAGGACGCTCGACCTCGAGGTCGGCGTCGGCCACATCCTCGTGATCGTGCCGGAGGACGGCCTCAACGTGGAGGCCCGGGGCACCATCGACGCCGGCGAGGTGGCCATGTTCGGCAAGACCACGAGCGACGACTTCCGCGGCGACAACGGCACCGTCGCCGGTGACCCCACCCTGACCATCGACGCCGACCTCGACCTCGGCCAGATCGAGTTCCGGAGCGCAGCATGA
- a CDS encoding YbaK/EbsC family protein: MTLPQLTGLASLVALDHPELVAPPVAAALAAWPGAERIAVVEIDPEHADTAAMSAAYGLPMTAGANCVLVAGKREGEERVAACLVRADTRADVNHSVKRLLDVRKPSFLPLERAVAESGMEYGGITPVGLPTGWRLLVDARVPEMEWAVIGSGLRRSKLLVPGDLFAQAPGAEVVEGLAG, translated from the coding sequence GTGACGCTCCCCCAGCTGACCGGGCTGGCCTCGCTCGTCGCGCTGGACCACCCCGAGCTGGTCGCCCCACCGGTCGCCGCGGCCCTGGCCGCATGGCCGGGAGCCGAGCGGATCGCGGTCGTCGAGATCGATCCCGAGCACGCCGACACGGCCGCGATGAGCGCGGCGTACGGCCTGCCGATGACGGCCGGCGCCAACTGCGTCCTGGTCGCCGGCAAGCGGGAGGGCGAGGAGCGGGTCGCCGCCTGCCTGGTCCGCGCCGACACCCGCGCCGATGTCAACCACTCGGTCAAGCGGCTGCTCGACGTGCGCAAGCCGTCGTTCCTGCCGCTGGAGCGGGCCGTGGCCGAGTCCGGGATGGAGTACGGCGGCATCACTCCCGTCGGGCTGCCGACCGGCTGGCGGCTGCTCGTCGACGCCCGGGTCCCCGAGATGGAGTGGGCCGTGATCGGCTCCGGCCTGCGTCGCTCCAAGCTGCTCGTGCCCGGGGACCTGTTCGCACAGGCCCCCGGCGCCGAGGTGGTCGAGGGGCTGGCCGGCTGA